One part of the Thermoanaerobacterium sp. CMT5567-10 genome encodes these proteins:
- a CDS encoding S1 domain-containing RNA-binding protein, with protein MPFQVGEVVEGTVLNITDFGAFVQLPEGKTGLVHISEVANTYVKDINEFLKENDKVKVKILSMDKGGRISLSIKKALPKPKPIKSNKGYENESYSNRNNNISFEERISKFLKDSDERQQQLKKNFDSKRRGGGYKRNANY; from the coding sequence ATGCCATTTCAGGTAGGAGAGGTAGTTGAAGGAACTGTTCTAAATATCACAGATTTTGGAGCGTTTGTTCAATTACCAGAAGGCAAGACAGGTTTAGTTCATATATCAGAGGTTGCTAACACCTATGTTAAAGATATCAACGAGTTTTTAAAGGAGAATGATAAAGTAAAAGTAAAAATTCTTTCTATGGATAAGGGCGGGAGAATAAGCTTGTCAATAAAAAAGGCTTTGCCAAAGCCAAAACCAATAAAAAGCAATAAGGGCTATGAGAACGAAAGCTATAGCAATCGGAATAATAATATATCTTTTGAAGAGAGAATATCGAAATTTCTAAAAGACTCGGATGAAAGACAGCAGCAGCTTAAGAAGAATTTTGATTCAAAGCGAAGAGGCGGCGGCTATAAGAGGAACGCTAATTATTAA
- a CDS encoding Ppx/GppA phosphatase family protein produces the protein MRCSVIDIGTNSIRHLICDVENGEIRQIKKDVKITRLGESVSKSGKLNNDAIARSVNTIKEYLDDAKNYKSQSIYAFATSAVRDAKNSSYFIDELLNIGLDVDIIDGETESLYGHLGASYGIKKNDVLVMDVGGGSTEFSYFKDDLIKRSFDIGAVRLTEKFIKSDPISVDEYNNIRLYITDMLTPFISDNQDMPKEIVGIGGTITTLAAMSQDLRIYSRELIHGYVLKKGEIKRLLDLMMSLSFNERKLLNGLQPERADIIVAGTIIVYTVLELLNCTSITVSEWDNLEGAVVEKFIRGNDGKDK, from the coding sequence ATGAGGTGCTCTGTTATCGATATAGGAACGAATTCAATACGTCATCTTATATGTGATGTGGAAAATGGTGAAATAAGGCAAATAAAGAAGGATGTAAAAATAACAAGGCTTGGTGAATCTGTCTCTAAAAGCGGCAAATTAAATAATGATGCAATTGCAAGAAGTGTAAACACGATAAAAGAATATTTGGATGATGCGAAAAATTACAAATCGCAGAGCATATATGCTTTTGCCACATCAGCCGTAAGGGATGCTAAGAATTCCAGTTATTTTATTGATGAACTATTAAATATTGGTTTGGATGTGGATATAATCGATGGTGAGACAGAAAGCCTTTATGGACATCTAGGGGCGTCGTATGGAATAAAAAAGAATGATGTGCTGGTAATGGATGTGGGTGGTGGCAGTACTGAATTTTCTTATTTCAAAGATGATCTTATAAAAAGAAGTTTTGACATCGGTGCAGTCAGACTTACGGAAAAATTTATAAAAAGCGATCCTATTTCGGTTGACGAGTACAATAACATAAGGCTTTATATAACTGATATGCTTACACCATTTATCAGCGATAATCAAGATATGCCTAAAGAGATAGTCGGGATAGGTGGTACGATAACGACGCTTGCAGCTATGTCACAGGATTTAAGGATATATTCGAGAGAATTGATTCATGGATATGTGCTTAAAAAGGGCGAGATAAAAAGGCTGCTTGACTTAATGATGTCTTTAAGCTTTAATGAAAGAAAGCTGTTAAATGGCTTGCAACCAGAAAGAGCAGATATTATAGTTGCAGGTACAATAATAGTTTATACGGTATTAGAGCTTTTGAATTGCACTTCCATTACTGTAAGTGAGTGGGATAATTTAGAAGGTGCTGTAGTAGAAAAATTTATAAGAGGTAATGATGGTAAAGATAAATAA
- a CDS encoding septum formation initiator family protein — translation MKGRNKIKFKTILLLLFVVYVAFTFVKQQITLNILDNRLNAVTSKVNAAEEENKRLNNQIKYIKTNEFIENEARQKLGLVKKGEIMFVDTAKDSKDSSN, via the coding sequence ATGAAGGGAAGAAATAAAATTAAATTTAAAACAATATTGTTACTTCTTTTTGTCGTATATGTCGCATTTACGTTCGTAAAACAACAAATCACTTTGAATATTTTAGACAATAGGTTAAATGCGGTTACTTCTAAAGTGAATGCTGCTGAAGAGGAGAATAAAAGATTAAATAATCAGATAAAATATATTAAGACAAACGAATTTATAGAGAATGAGGCAAGACAAAAATTAGGGCTTGTAAAAAAAGGAGAGATTATGTTTGTAGATACGGCTAAAGATAGCAAAGATTCGTCAAATTAG